From Mustela erminea isolate mMusErm1 chromosome 1, mMusErm1.Pri, whole genome shotgun sequence, a single genomic window includes:
- the APC2 gene encoding adenomatous polyposis coli protein 2 isoform X5 has translation MGLWGLLSLLHSAFFGDQALQELKMASSVAPYEQLVRQVEALKAENSHLRQELRDNSSHLSKLETETSGMKEVLKHLQGKLEQEAGVLVSLGQTDVLEQLKALQMDITSLYNLKFQPPALSPEPAARTPEESPVHGSGPSKDSFGELSRATVRLLEELDRERCFLLNEIEKEEKEKLWYYSQLQGLSKRLDELPHVETQFSMQMDLIRQQLEFEAQHIRSLMEERFGTSDEMVQRAQIRASRLEQIDQELLSAQDRVPQTEAQALLAVKSVPVEEDPETEVPTHPDDGVPQPGNSKVEVVFWLLSMLATRDQEDTARTLLAMSSSPESCVAMRRSGCLPLLLQILHGAEAGNGSPGAPGAKDARMRANAALHNIVFSQPDQGLARKEMRVLHVLEQIRAYCETCWDWLQGRDGADGGGNGGGERVGAPVWGAPVPIEPQICQATCAVMKLSFDEEYRRAMNELGGLQAVADLLQVDYEMHKMTRDPLNLALRRYAGMTLTNLTFGDVANKATLCARRGCMEAIVAQLASESEELHQVVSSILRNLSWRADINSKKVLREVGSMTALMQCVLRASKESTLKSVLSALWNLSAHSTENKAAICQVDGALGFLVSTLTHKCQSNSLAIIESGGGILRNVSSLIATREDYRQVLRDHNCLQTLLQHLTSHSLTIVSNACGTLWNLSARSPRDQELLWDLGAVGMLRNLVHSKHKMIAMGSAAALRNLLAHRPAKYQTTATAVSPGACAPSLYVRKQRALEAELDTRHLAQALDHLEKQGLPEAEADAASKKPLPPLRHLDGLARDYASDSGCFDDDEAPSLAAAAATAEPASPAVLSLFLGSPFLQGQALARAPPARRSGPEAEKEASGEVAVAARAKAKLALAVARIDRLVEDISALHTSSDDSFSLSSGDPGQEAPREGRAQSCSPCRRPEGRRPEAGSRAHPLLRLKAAHASLSNDSLNSGSTGDGRCPREHTRSCPLAVLAEHREGSPSSQVRPSRLDLHLPGRQEPASRDGSAADACVRTIKLSPTYQHVPLFEGNPRAGMGSLAPGARKQAWLPMDGLSKVPEKLVAETVPLCLSRCSSLSSLSSAGRPGPSEAGDLDSDSSLEGLEEAGPSKADLDGAWLGPGAASLPVAIPAPQRGRGLGVEDTTPSSSSENCVQETPLVLSRCSSVSSLSSFESPSIASSVPSDPCSGLGSGTVSPSELPDSPGQTMPPSRSKTPPLAPAPPGERESTQFSLQWESYVKRFLDIADRRERCRLPSELDAGSVRFTVEKPDENFSCASSLSALALHEHYVQKDVELRLLPPACPERGSSGSGGGPGLHFAGHRRRDEAGGCLEGPAATDQELELLRECLGAAVPARLRKVASALVPGRRALPVPVYMLVPAPARGDNSCADSADGTPVTFSSATSLSDETLQGPPRDPPSGRSDRQKPAGREAPARQATGHRHRAWGAGRSPEQARGVGRSREGLELPLRQPSSACKDQDVSRPSPGRGDGALQSLCLTTPTEEAVYCFYDNDSDEEPSEAVVPPRRASAIPRAVKRERPAGRKEVQAAPKAAPKATQAARAQPSLIADETPPCYSLSSSASSLSEPDPPEHPAGRPQALEPAANKGLGTAGGRHGPPSPRVQTGLLRRGANSAVPRRRFQASGSRRRKPQATQPDKQPAEGPRERGDEAASSDHASDLDSVEWRAIQEGANSIVTWLHQAAAAATHEASSGSDSILSGSGLSGSSTLQPSLHRKGRRLQAGGPVGSTARPEKRDSALAQHSTSGPEKLRGAQKTTCRVPAVLRGRTVIYVPSPAPRAQPKGHPGTHVAPRKMGPPSPAQPGAPAKTPSPGQQRSRSLHRPGKSSELAALSPPQRSATPPARLAKAPSSGSSPASPASQAPTRRLPTGTQAAGPLPGPGAALVPQTPTRALLSKQHKTQKSPVRIPFMQRPARRGPPALARAAPEPGPRGRAAAEGSPGARGGRLGLVRVASARSSGSESSDRSGFRRQLTFIKESPGLLRRRRSELSTPEAARPASQGGSPRRSQPALPTVFLCSSRCDELRAAPRQAPVPQRAPAARPSPSERPARRPSSESPSRLPVRTPTAPPEAVKRYASLPHISVARRPDGAAPGAGADAARRSSDGEARPLPRVAAPGTTWRRIRDEDVPHILRSTLPATALPLMGAPSEEGPSSPPQRKTSDAVVQTEDFAATKTNSSTSPSLESRGPPQAAICGPSTLTGSDVDGLGPTKAPTSAPFVHEGLGVAAGGFPTSRHGSPSRSARVPPFNYVPSPMAAAATDLATEKAPAAAPTSLLE, from the exons GTGCTTCCTGTTGAACGAGAtcgagaaggaggagaaggagaagctctGGTACTACTCGCAGCTGCAGGGCCTGTCCAAGCGCCTGGACGAGCTCCCGCACGTGGAGACG CAGTTCTCGATGCAGATGGACCTGATCCGGCAGCAGCTGGAGTTCGAGGCCCAGCACATCCGCTCGCTGATGGAGGAGCGCTTCGGCACGTCGGACGAGATGGTGCAGCGCGCGCAG ATCCGCGCTTCGCGCCTGGAGCAGATCGATCAGGAGCTGCTCTCCGCCCAGGACCGCGTGCCGCAGACCGAGGCCCAG GCCCTGCTGGCGGTGAAGTCAGTGCCGGTAGAGGAGGACCCGGAGACTGAGGTCCCCACGCACCCTGACGACGGTGTCCCTCAGCCGGGCAACAGCAAG GTGGAGGTGGTCTTCTGGTTGCTGTCCATGCTGGCGACACGGGACCAGGAGGACACAGCCCGCACCCTGCTGGCGATGTCCAGCTCGCCGGAGAGCTGCGTGGCGATGCGCCGCTCGGGGTGTCTGCCGCTGCTGCTGCAGATCCTGCACGGCGCGGAGGCGGGCAACGGGAGCCCCGGGGCGCCGGGAGCCAAGGATGCACGCATGCGCGCCAACGCGGCGCTGCACAACATAGTCTTCTCGCAACCGGACCAGGGCCTGGCGCGCAAGGAGATGCGCGTCCTGCATGTGTTGGAGCAGATCCGGGCCTACTGCGAGACCTGCTGGGACTGGCTTCAGGGCAGGGACGGTGCCGACGGAGGCGGCAACGGCGGCGGTGAGCGCGTAGGAGCTCCGGTGTGGGGGG CCCCTGTCCCCATTGAGCCTCAGATCTGCCAGGCCACCTGTGCCGTGATGAAGCTGTCCTTTGATGAGGAGTACCGCCGTGCCATGAACGAGCTGG GTGGGCTGCAGGCCGTGGCAGACTTGCTGCAGGTTGACTACGAGATGCACAAGATGACGCGGGACCCGCTCAACCTTGCCCTTCGCCGCTACGCCGGCATGACCCTCACCAACCTCACCTTTGGGGACGTCGCCAACAAG GCCACGCTGTGTGCCCGCCGGGGCTGCATGGAGGCCATCGTGGCCCAGCTGGCTTCTGAGAGCGAGGAGCTCCACCAG GTGGTGTCCAGCATCCTGCGCAACCTGTCCTGGCGGGCTGACATCAACAGCAAGAAGGTGCTACGGGAGGTCGGCAGCATGACTGCCCTGATGCAGTGTGTTCTTCGAGCCTCCAAG GAGTCCACCCTGAAGAGCGTGCTCAGTGCCCTGTGGAACCTGTCGGCACATAGCACGGAGAACAAGGCGGCCATCTGCCAGGTGGACGGTGCCCTGGGCTTCCTGGTGAGCACACTGACCCACAAGTGCCAGAGCAACTCCCTGGCTATCATCGAGAGCGGCGGTGGCATCCTGCGCAACGTGTCCAGCCTCATCGCCACCCGGGAGGACTACAG gCAGGTGCTGCGCGACCACAACTGCCTGCAGACGCTGCTGCAGCACCTGACGTCGCACAGCCTGACCATCGTGAGCAACGCCTGCGGCACGCTCTGGAACCTGTCCGCCCGCAGCCCGCGTGACCAAGAGCTCCTGTGGGACCTGGGGGCCGTGGGCATGCTGCGCAACCTGGTGCACTCCAAGCACAAGATGATCGCCATGGGCAGCGCCGCCGCCCTGCGCAACCTGCTGGCCCACCGCCCCGCCAAGTACCAGACCACGGCCACGGCCGTCTCCCCCGGCGCATGCGCTCCCAGCCTGTACGTGCGGAAGCAGCGGGCGCTGGAGGCCGAGCTGGACACGCGGCACCTGGCGCAGGCGCTCGACCACCTGGAGAAGCAGGGCCTGCCGGAGGCGGAGGCCGACGCAGCCTCCAAGAAGCCCCTGCCGCCCCTGCGGCACCTGGACGGGCTGGCCCGGGACTACGCCTCGGACTCGGGCTGCTTCGACGACGATGAGGCGCCCTCCCTGGCCGCTGCAGCTGCCACTGCGGAGCCTGCCAGCCCCGCGGTGCTGTCGCTCTTCCTGGGGAGCCCCTTCCTGCAGGGGCAGGCGCTGGCCCGGGCCCCGCCAGCCCGCCGCAGTGgcccagaggcagagaaggaggccagCGGGGAGGTGGCCGTGGCGGCCAGGGCCAAGGCCAAGCTGGCGCTGGCGGTGGCACGCATCGACAGGCTGGTGGAGGACATCTCTGCCCTGCACACCTCGTCGGACGACAGCTTCAGCCTCAGCTCTGGGGACCCTGGACAGGAAGCGCCGCGTGAAGGCCGGGCCCAGTCCTGCTCTCCTTGCCGGCGGCCGGAGGGCAGGCGGCCAGAGGCTGGCAGTCGTGCCCACCCACTGCTGCGGCTCAAGGCTGCCCACGCCAGCCTCTCCAATGACAGTCTCAACAGCGGCAGCACCGGTGATGGGCGCTGTCCCCGCGAGCACACACGGTCCTGCCCACTGGCCGTGCTGGCAGAGCACCGCGAGGGGTCCCCAAGCAGCCAGGTGCGGCCCAGCCGGCTAGACCTCCACCTGCCAGGCAGGCAGGAGCCGGCATCCCGGGACGGCTCTGCCGCCGATGCCTGTGTACGCACCATCAAGCTGTCGCCCACCTACCAGCACGTACCGCTCTTCGAGGGCAACCCCAGGGCAGGCATGGGGTCCCTGGCCCCCGGAGCCCGGAAGCAGGCCTGGCTGCCCATGGACGGCCTGAGCAAGGTGCCGGAGAAGCTGGTGGCAGAGACCGTGCCACTGTGCCTGTCGCGCTGCAGCTCCCTGTCCTCGCTGTCCTCGGCTGGCCGCCCAGGCCCCAGTGAGGCCGGGGACCTGGACAGTGACTCATCCCTggaagggctggaggaggccGGACCCAGCAAGGCTGACCTGGACGGGGCCTGGCTCGGCCCCGGGGCTGCCTCCCTGCCTGTGGCCATCCCGGCTCCGCAGCGGGGCCGGGGCCTGGGAGTGGAGGACACCACCCCGTCCAGCTCCTCGGAGAACTGCGTGCAGGAGACGCCACTGGTGCTCAGCCGCTGCAGTTCGGTGAGCTCCCTGAGCAGCTTCGAGAGCCCGTCCATCGCCAGCTCCGTGCCCAGTGACCCGTGCAGCGGGCTGGGCAGCGGCACGGTCAGCCCCAGCGAGCTGCCCGACAGCCCCGGGCAGACCATGCCTCCCAGCCGCAGCAAGACGCCCCCGCTGGCCCCCGCGCCCCCCGGCGAGCGGGAGAGCACCCAGTTCAGCCTGCAGTGGGAGAGCTATGTGAAGCGCTTCCTGGACATCGCCGACCGCCGCGAGCGCTGCCGGCTTCCGTCTGAGCTGGATGCGGGCAGCGTGCGCTTCACCGTGGAGAAGCCGGATGAGAACTTCTCCTGCGCCTCCAGCCTCAGCGCGCTGGCCCTGCACGAACACTATGTGCAGAAGGACGTGGAGCTGCGGCTGCTGCCCCCAGCCTGCCCCGAGCGTGgcagcagcggcagcggcggcggcccCGGCCTGCACTTTGCAGGGCACCGCCGGCGGGACGAGGCTGGTGGCTGTCTCGAGGGCCCGGCAGCCACCGACCAGGAGCTGGAGCTGCTGCGCGAGTGCCTGGGGGCGGCGGTCCCCGCCCGGCTCCGCAAGGTGGCCTCGGCGCTGGTGCCTGGTCGCCGCGCACTGCCCGTGCCCGTCTACATGCTGGTGCCGGCCCCCGCCCGGGGGGACAACTCCTGCGCCGACTCCGCTGACGGCACGCCCGTCACCTTCTCTAGTGCCACCTCGCTCAGTGACGAGACACTGCAGGGACCTCCCAGGGACCCGCCCAGCGGGCGCTCCGACAGGCAGAAGCCTGCGGGTCGTGAGGCCCCGGCCAGGCAGGCCACGGGGCACAGGCACAGGGCATGGGGTGCAGGCCGGAGCCCAGAGCAGGCCCGGGGCgtgggcaggagcagggaggggctggagcttCCCCTCCGCCAGCCCTCGAGCGCCTGCAAGGACCAGGATGTCTCCCGCCCCAGCCCAGGCCGCGGGGACGGGGCGCTGCAGTCTCTGTGCCTCACGACGCCCACCGAGGAAGCTGTGTACTGCTTCTACGACAACGACTCAGACGAGGAGCCCTCCGAGGCGGTGGTGCCCCCGCGGCGGGCATCTGCCATCCCCCGGGCAGTTAAGAGAGAGCGCCCAGCTGGCAGGAAGGAGGTACAGGCTGCACCCAAGGCTGCGCCCAAGGCCACGCAAGCTGCCCGTGCCCAGCCCAGCCTCATTGCCGATGAGACGCCGCCGTGCTACTCCCTGAGCTCCTCCGCCAGCTCCCTGAGTGAGCCCGATCCCCCCGAGCACCCAGCAGGCCGGCCCCAGGCTCTCGAGCCGGCTGCCAACAAGGGGCTGGGCACTGCAGGGGGTCGTCATGGCCCCCCGAGCCCACGGGTGCAGACAGGGCTGCTCCGGCGCGGTGCCAACTCTGCAGTGCCCAGGCGCCGGTTCCAAGCATCGGGCTCTCGGCGCCGCAAGCCCCAAGCCACCCAGCCAGACAAGCAGCCTGCAGAGGGGCCCCGGGAGCGCGGGGACGAGGCGGCCAGCTCTGACCATGCCTCAGACCTTGACAGCGTCGAGTGGCGCGCGATCCAGGAGGGCGCCAACTCCATCGTCACGTGGCTGCaccaggcggcggcggcggccaccCACGAGGCCTCGTCTGGGTCTGACTCGATCCTGTCCGGGTCGGGGCTGTCGGGGAGCTCCACCCTGCAACCCTCACTGCACAGGAAGGGACGGCGGCTGCAGGCGGGGGGCCCGGTGGGCAGCACTGCGAGGCCGGAGAAACGGGACTCGGCCCTGGCCCAGCACAGCACCAGCGGCCCCGAGAAGCTGCGAGGGGCTCAGAAGACCACGTGCAGGGTGCCGGCCGTGCTCCGGGGAAGGACTGTGATCTATGTGCCCAGCCCGGCCCCCCGGGCCCAACCCAAAGGCCACCCTGGCACCCATGTGGCACCGAGGAAGATGGGACCCCCGAGTCCTGCGCAGCCAGGAGCCCCCGCCAagacccccagccctgggcagcagcGGTCTCGAAGCCTGCACCGGCCTGGCAAGAGCTCGGAGCTGGCGGCACTGAGCCCTCCCCAGAGGAGTGCCACACCGCCCGCACGCCTGGCCAAGGCCCCCTCCTCAGGGTCCTCCCCCGCCTCTCCGGCCTCCCAGGCCCCTACCAGGAGGCTGCCCACAGGCACCCAGGCAGCagggcccctccctggccccggGGCAGCTCTGGTGCCCCAAACACCCACGCGGGCCCTGCTGTCTAAGCAGCACAAGACGCAGAAGTCACCTGTGCGGATCCCCTTCATGCAGAGGCCAGCCAGGCGGGGGCCGCCagccctggccagggcagccccGGAGCCGGGTCCCCGGGGTCGGGCGGCAGCGGAGGGAAGCCCTGGCGCCCGAGGGGGCCGCCTGGGCCTCGTTCGCGTGGCCTCTGCCCGCTCCAGTGGCAGCGAGTCGTCCGACCGCTCAGGTTTCCGGCGGCAGCTGACCTTTATCAAGGAGTCCCCGGGCCTGCTGCGCCGCCGCCGTTCGGAACTGTCCACCCCAGAGGCTGCGCGCCCCGCCTCCCAGGGCGGCTCCCCCCGCCGCAGTCAACCCGCGCTGCCCActgtcttcctctgctcctcgCGCTGCGACGAGCTGCGGGCAGCCCCCAGGCAGGCTCCAGTCCCCCAGCGAGCCCCCGCAGCCAGGCCCAGTCCCAGCGAGCGGCCTGCCCGGCGCCCCAGCTCCGAGAGCCCGTCCCGCCTGCCTGTGCgcacccccaccgccccacccgAGGCGGTCAAGCGGTACGCCTCCCTGCCGCACATCAGCGTGGCCCGCAGGCCCGACGGGGCCGCCCCCGGGGCCGGCGCGGACGCTGCCCGCCGCAGCAGCGATGGAGAGGCCCGGCCGCTGCCGAGGGTGGCGGCACCAGGCACCACGTGGCGTCGCATCCGGGACGAGGACGTCCCACACATCCTGCGGAGCACGctgcctgccactgccctgcCACTGATGGGCGCCCCGTCCGAGGAgggccccagcagccccccacAGCGCAAGACCAGCGACGCCGTGGTCCAGACGGAGGACTTTGCCGCCACCAAGACCAACTCCAGCACGTCTCCGAGTCTGGAAAGCAGGGGGCCCCCCCAGGCTGCCATCTGCGGCCCCAGCACACTCACCGGCAGCGATGTGGACGGGCTTGGCCCCACCAAAGCGCCCACCTCTGCTCCCTTTGTCCACGAGGGCCTGGGGGTGGCTGCAGGGGGCTTTCCCACCAGCCGGCACGGCTCCCCCAGCCGCTCGGCCCGTGTCCCCCCCTTCAACTATGTGCCCAGCCCCATGGCGGCAGCCGCCACTGACTTGGCCACAGAGAAAGCCCCCGCTGCTGCCCCTACCAGCCTCCTGGAATAG